A portion of the Chelmon rostratus isolate fCheRos1 chromosome 15, fCheRos1.pri, whole genome shotgun sequence genome contains these proteins:
- the colec11 gene encoding collectin-11: MKGEKLFMSMILMSVLSLLTLQTSYGEHLAEESCTVQILVPGLKGEPGEKGQKGAPGRPGRVGPPGEIGKPGLKGQKGIAGRYGKVGPSGMKGVKGDMGDPGPRGPNGDPGVPCECTPMRKMIGEMDILVAQLSSELKFIKNAVAGIKETDSKVYLLVKEEKRYSDAEVYCQTRGGHLAMPKDEGANTAIAGYITEAGLSRVYIGVNDLHREGVFTYVDLSPMTTFSKWRKGEPNNAYDDEDCAEMVASGEWTDVACHPTMYFVCEFDKDGV; the protein is encoded by the exons atgaaaggagagaagtTGTTCATGTCCATGATACTAATGTCAGTGCTGAGTTTACTGACACTGCAGACATCGTATGGAGAGCACTTGGCAGAGGAGTCCTGCACTGTTCAGATCCTGGTCCCTGGACTCAAAG GAGAACCAGGAGAGAAAGGACAAAAAGGAGCGCCGGGGAGACCTGGAAGAGTTGGCCCTCCTGGAGAGATTG GTAAACCTGGGCTTAAAGGTCAGAAAGGCATAGCGGGACGTTATGGAAAAGTGGGCCCAAGCGGAATGAAAG GGGTGAAGGGAGACATGGGGGACCCAGGTCCAAGGGGTCCTAATGGAGATCCAG GTGTTCCATGTGAGTGCACACCAATGAGAAAGATGATTGGAGAAATGGACATTCTTGTGGCCCAGCTCTCCTCTGAGCtgaaattcattaaaaatg CTGTTGCTGGcataaaagagacagacagtaaGGTCTATCTGttggtgaaggaggagaagcGCTACTCCGACGCGGAGGTGTACTGTCAGACGAGGGGAGGGCACCTGGCCATGCCCAAGGATGAGGGAGCCAACACGGCCATCGCGGGGTACATAACCGAAGCAGGCCTGAGCAGAGTCTACATCGGCGTGAACGACCTGCACCGCGAGGGCGTTTTCACCTACGTGGATCTCTCTCCCATGACCACTTTCAGCAAGTGGAGAAAAGGAGAGCCCAACAACGCCTACGATGATGAGGACTGTGCTGAGATGGTGGCCTCCGGGGAGTGGACGGATGTGGCGTGCCACCCTACCATGTACTTTGTTTGTGAATTTGACAAAGACGGTGTCTGA